In Pseudomonas poae, a single genomic region encodes these proteins:
- a CDS encoding sugar ABC transporter substrate-binding protein produces MKLPFAGRLLAVAVLAAASAALPLSSAFADDAAKPKVGLVMKSLANEFFVTMQDGAKEYQKAHAADFDMITNGIKNETDTSAQIDIVNQMILSKVNAIVIAPADSKALVTVLKKASDAGIKVVNIDNRLDPDVLKSKNLDIPFVGPDNRKGSKLVGDYLAKQLAAGDKVGIIEGVPTTTNAQQRTAGYKDAMDAAGMKIVSTQSGNWEIDQGQKVASAMLSEYPDLKALLAGNDNMALGAVSAVRAAGKAGKVLVVGYDNIEAIKPMLQDGRVLATADQAAAQQAVFGIQNALKLVKGEKVDSKDGVIETPVELVLKK; encoded by the coding sequence ATGAAGCTGCCATTCGCTGGACGTCTTCTTGCTGTCGCTGTGCTTGCTGCCGCATCCGCTGCCCTGCCTCTCTCTTCCGCATTCGCTGATGACGCCGCCAAACCCAAGGTCGGCCTGGTCATGAAATCCCTCGCCAACGAATTTTTCGTGACCATGCAAGACGGCGCCAAGGAATATCAAAAAGCCCACGCTGCCGACTTCGACATGATCACCAACGGGATCAAGAACGAAACCGACACCAGCGCCCAGATTGATATCGTCAATCAGATGATTCTTTCGAAAGTGAACGCCATCGTGATCGCCCCCGCTGACTCCAAGGCGCTGGTCACTGTCCTCAAGAAGGCTTCCGATGCCGGTATCAAGGTGGTCAACATCGACAACCGCCTGGACCCGGACGTGCTGAAAAGCAAAAACCTCGATATCCCCTTCGTTGGCCCCGACAACCGCAAAGGCTCTAAATTGGTGGGCGACTACCTGGCCAAGCAACTGGCTGCGGGTGACAAAGTCGGCATCATCGAAGGCGTCCCCACCACCACCAATGCCCAGCAACGCACCGCAGGCTACAAAGATGCGATGGACGCTGCAGGCATGAAGATCGTTTCTACCCAATCCGGTAACTGGGAAATCGACCAGGGTCAGAAGGTTGCCTCTGCGATGTTGAGCGAGTACCCGGACCTCAAGGCGCTGTTGGCCGGTAACGACAACATGGCGTTGGGCGCTGTTTCCGCCGTGCGTGCGGCTGGCAAGGCCGGCAAGGTATTGGTAGTGGGCTACGACAACATCGAAGCCATCAAGCCGATGCTGCAGGACGGCCGCGTGCTGGCGACCGCCGACCAGGCGGCTGCCCAACAAGCTGTATTCGGTATCCAGAACGCACTCAAGCTGGTCAAGGGTGAGAAAGTCGACTCCAAGGATGGCGTGATCGAAACCCCGGTCGAGCTCGTCCTCAAGAAGTAA
- a CDS encoding sugar ABC transporter ATP-binding protein has product MSSSAPNAVLSVSGIGKTYAQPVLSDITLTLNRGEVLALTGENGAGKSTLSKIIGGLVTPTTGHMQFNGQDYRPGSRTQAEELGVRMVMQELNLLPTLTVAENLFLDNLPSHCGWISRKQLRKAAIEAMAQVGLDAIDPDTLVGSLGIGHQQMVEIARNLIGDCHVLILDEPTAMLTAREVEMLFEQITRLQARGVAIIYISHRLEELARVAQRIAVLRDGKLVCVEPMANYNSEQLVTLMVGRELGEQIDLGPRTIGGPALTVKGLTRSDKVRDVSFEVRAGEIYGISGLIGAGRTELLRLIFGADLADSGTVALGSPAQVVSIRSPVDAVGHGIALITEDRKGEGLLLTQSISANIALGNMPEISGGGVVNGSDETALAKRQIDAMRIRSSGPAQLVSELSGGNQQKVVIGRWLERDCSVMLFDEPTRGIDVGAKFDIYALLGELTRQGKALVVVSSDLRELMLICDRIGVLSAGRLIETFERDSWTQDELLAAAFAGYQKRDALLNDAALRDTP; this is encoded by the coding sequence ATGTCATCTTCCGCCCCGAACGCTGTCCTCTCGGTCAGCGGTATCGGTAAGACCTATGCCCAGCCGGTGCTGTCCGACATCACCCTGACGCTCAATCGCGGCGAAGTGCTGGCGCTGACCGGTGAGAACGGTGCAGGCAAAAGCACCTTGTCGAAAATTATCGGCGGGCTGGTCACTCCGACCACCGGGCACATGCAATTCAACGGTCAGGACTACCGCCCTGGCAGCCGCACTCAGGCTGAAGAGCTGGGTGTGCGCATGGTCATGCAGGAGCTCAACCTGCTGCCGACGCTGACCGTGGCCGAAAACCTGTTTCTGGATAACCTGCCAAGCCACTGTGGCTGGATCAGTCGCAAGCAGCTGCGCAAGGCCGCCATCGAGGCAATGGCCCAAGTCGGCTTGGACGCGATTGACCCGGACACGCTGGTCGGCAGCCTGGGTATCGGTCATCAGCAAATGGTCGAGATCGCCCGCAACCTGATCGGCGACTGCCATGTACTGATTCTCGATGAGCCCACGGCCATGTTGACGGCCCGTGAAGTCGAAATGCTGTTTGAACAAATCACCCGCTTGCAGGCCCGGGGCGTGGCGATCATTTATATTTCGCACCGGCTGGAAGAACTGGCCCGTGTCGCCCAACGCATTGCAGTCCTGCGTGACGGCAAGTTGGTCTGCGTCGAACCGATGGCCAACTACAACAGCGAGCAGTTGGTGACCTTGATGGTCGGCCGCGAGCTGGGTGAACAGATCGACTTGGGCCCACGCACAATCGGCGGCCCGGCCCTGACGGTGAAAGGCCTGACCCGCTCCGACAAGGTCCGCGATGTGTCCTTTGAGGTGCGCGCAGGCGAGATCTACGGTATCTCCGGGCTGATCGGCGCGGGCCGTACTGAACTGTTGCGCCTGATCTTCGGCGCCGACCTGGCTGACAGCGGTACCGTCGCGCTAGGTTCGCCAGCCCAGGTGGTGAGCATCCGCTCGCCAGTGGACGCGGTAGGCCATGGCATCGCCCTGATTACCGAGGACCGCAAGGGCGAAGGCCTGCTGCTGACCCAGTCCATCAGCGCCAACATCGCGCTAGGCAACATGCCGGAAATCTCCGGCGGCGGGGTGGTCAATGGCAGCGACGAAACCGCCTTGGCCAAACGCCAGATCGATGCCATGCGTATCCGCAGTTCCGGTCCGGCGCAATTGGTTTCAGAGCTGTCCGGCGGCAACCAGCAGAAGGTTGTGATCGGCCGTTGGCTGGAGCGCGATTGCTCGGTGATGCTGTTCGATGAGCCCACCCGTGGGATCGACGTCGGTGCCAAGTTCGATATTTATGCCTTGCTCGGCGAATTGACACGTCAGGGCAAAGCACTGGTGGTGGTGTCCAGTGACCTGCGTGAACTCATGCTGATCTGCGACCGCATCGGTGTGTTGTCCGCCGGACGCTTGATCGAGACATTCGAGCGCGACAGTTGGACCCAAGACGAATTGCTTGCCGCCGCCTTTGCCGGCTATCAGAAACGTGATGCGCTGCTCAACGACGCAGCGCTTAGGGATACCCCATGA
- a CDS encoding LacI family DNA-binding transcriptional regulator, whose product MATIKDVAALAGISYTTVSHVVNKTRPVSEPVRIKVEAAIKQLDYVPSAVARSLKAKTTATIGLLVPNSLNPYFAELARGIEDYCERNGYCVILCNSDDNAEKQRNYLRVLLEKRIDGLIVTSVGGDDSGLAAGLSAVRTPMVIVDRALDGIDVDLVRIDHEEGAYLATRHLLELGHRDIACIGGPARTRVAQMRLAGYHRALHEAGVEVAPNRTQESDFTSTGGYAAAVRLLAENPPSAIFASNDMIGFGVLRAAAERNIRVPGELSVIGFDDIQMGRYVYPALTTVGQSIVQLGETAAELLLKRIATPQLPIDQRIVTPSIVLRESTAPVAGVFAQYR is encoded by the coding sequence ATGGCAACGATCAAGGATGTGGCAGCGCTTGCAGGTATTTCCTACACCACGGTGTCACATGTGGTGAACAAGACGCGCCCGGTCAGCGAGCCGGTACGAATTAAAGTCGAAGCCGCGATCAAGCAACTCGACTACGTACCCAGCGCCGTCGCGCGTTCGCTCAAGGCCAAGACCACAGCCACCATCGGCTTGCTGGTGCCCAACAGCCTCAACCCGTACTTCGCCGAGTTGGCTCGGGGTATTGAGGATTACTGCGAGCGTAACGGCTACTGCGTGATCCTCTGCAATTCCGACGACAACGCTGAAAAGCAGCGCAACTACCTGCGGGTGTTGCTGGAGAAACGCATCGACGGGCTGATCGTGACTTCGGTGGGCGGCGACGATAGCGGGCTGGCCGCCGGCTTGAGCGCAGTGCGCACGCCGATGGTAATTGTCGACAGGGCGCTGGACGGCATTGATGTCGATCTGGTGCGTATCGATCACGAGGAGGGCGCCTATCTGGCGACCCGGCACTTGCTTGAATTGGGACACCGGGATATCGCTTGCATCGGCGGCCCCGCGCGTACTCGCGTGGCGCAAATGCGTCTGGCCGGTTACCACCGCGCATTGCATGAGGCGGGTGTGGAAGTGGCACCCAATCGTACCCAGGAAAGCGATTTCACCAGCACTGGTGGGTACGCTGCAGCGGTGCGACTGCTGGCGGAAAACCCGCCCAGCGCTATTTTTGCCAGCAACGACATGATTGGTTTCGGCGTGTTGCGCGCAGCAGCGGAGCGTAACATTCGTGTGCCTGGCGAGCTGTCGGTGATCGGTTTCGATGACATTCAAATGGGCCGATACGTCTACCCGGCGTTGACCACGGTCGGGCAATCGATCGTCCAGTTGGGCGAAACAGCGGCTGAGCTTTTACTGAAACGAATTGCGACACCCCAACTGCCGATCGATCAACGAATCGTGACGCCGAGCATTGTATTGCGCGAGTCGACGGCGCCCGTCGCCGGTGTCTTCGCTCAATACCGCTGA
- a CDS encoding D-ribose pyranase, with product MKKTPLLNIALSRVIASLGHGDILVIGDAGLPVPPGVELIDLALTQGIPDFISTLRVVLSEMQVESHVLAEEILLKQPPALSDLNTLTEHAALGDRRLVSHEEFKQLSRKARAVVRTGECQPYCNIALVSGVTF from the coding sequence ATGAAAAAGACCCCTCTGCTCAATATTGCCCTGTCGCGTGTGATCGCCTCCCTGGGCCACGGCGATATTTTGGTGATCGGCGATGCTGGCCTGCCGGTGCCGCCGGGCGTCGAGTTGATCGACCTTGCATTGACTCAAGGCATCCCGGACTTCATCAGTACGTTACGCGTTGTGCTCAGCGAAATGCAGGTGGAAAGCCATGTACTGGCTGAAGAAATCCTGCTCAAGCAGCCGCCGGCCCTGAGTGACCTGAATACCCTCACAGAGCACGCGGCCCTGGGTGATCGGCGCCTGGTCAGCCACGAGGAGTTCAAGCAGCTCAGCCGCAAGGCGCGGGCCGTGGTGCGTACTGGCGAGTGTCAGCCTTACTGCAATATTGCGCTGGTGTCCGGCGTAACGTTTTAG
- a CDS encoding cold-shock protein, with protein MSNRQTGTVKWFNDEKGFGFITPQGGGDDLFVHFKAIESDGFKSLKEGQTVSFVAEKGQKGMQAAQVRGE; from the coding sequence ATGTCTAATCGCCAAACCGGCACCGTTAAATGGTTCAACGATGAAAAAGGCTTCGGCTTCATCACTCCTCAAGGTGGCGGTGACGACCTGTTCGTACACTTCAAAGCTATCGAAAGCGACGGTTTCAAAAGCCTGAAAGAAGGCCAAACCGTTTCCTTCGTGGCTGAGAAAGGCCAAAAGGGTATGCAAGCTGCACAGGTTCGCGGCGAGTAA